Proteins encoded in a region of the Pseudomonas putida genome:
- a CDS encoding GntR family transcriptional regulator, with protein MSKPGQMVLVALRKMIASGELAAGERLMEVPTAELFGVSRMPVRMAFRTLEQEGLLVRFGGRGFQVRSVSADDIAGAVEVRGVLEGLAARQAAERGLSVQARAALQQCLVDGDQLFDKGFVTEEDLQAYHDLNMRFHQVIIEASHNPAIADALARNDHLPFASVTALAVDRHDLAREYRRFNFAHMQHHAVFDALTNRQGARAEAIMREHANATLRYAETFGGATADAGMKVILPSA; from the coding sequence ATGAGCAAGCCCGGTCAAATGGTGCTGGTCGCGTTGCGCAAGATGATCGCCTCGGGCGAGCTGGCGGCCGGCGAGCGCTTGATGGAAGTCCCCACCGCCGAGCTGTTCGGCGTTTCTCGCATGCCGGTGCGCATGGCGTTTCGTACCCTTGAGCAGGAAGGCTTGCTGGTGCGTTTTGGCGGCCGGGGCTTTCAGGTGCGCTCAGTCAGTGCCGATGACATCGCCGGTGCGGTCGAGGTGCGCGGCGTACTGGAGGGGCTGGCCGCGCGCCAGGCTGCAGAGCGTGGTTTGTCGGTGCAAGCACGCGCGGCGCTGCAGCAGTGCCTGGTCGATGGCGACCAGCTGTTCGACAAGGGCTTCGTGACTGAAGAAGACCTGCAGGCTTACCACGACCTGAACATGCGCTTTCACCAGGTGATCATCGAAGCCAGCCACAACCCGGCCATTGCCGATGCCCTGGCGCGCAACGACCACCTGCCGTTCGCCTCGGTCACCGCGCTGGCGGTGGACCGCCATGACCTGGCCCGCGAATACCGGCGCTTCAATTTTGCTCACATGCAGCATCACGCGGTGTTCGATGCCCTGACCAACCGCCAGGGTGCCCGCGCCGAAGCGATCATGCGCGAGCACGCCAATGCCACCTTGCGCTACGCCGAGACCTTTGGCGGGGCGACGGCAGACGCAGGCATGAAGGTTATCCTGCCCTCGGCGTAA
- a CDS encoding OprD family porin, with protein sequence MMHTTCTLARSALAVSLALGLGLPAWAEEGGFLEDAKAGLTLRNYYFNRDFRDAGAAKSKVEEWAQGFIFKFSSGYTSGLIGVGLDGIAMFGVKLDSGRGTSGSELLPVHDDRRAAGDYGRAGLAAKLRICATELKVGELLPDIPLLRYDDGRLLPQTFRGAMLDSREIEGLSLQAGQYREVSLRNSSDMQDLSAWAAPGVTSDGFNYVGAEYRFNQQRTQIGAWHSQLEDIYQQSYFNLLHSQRLGEWTLAANLGYFIDRDDGQARIGDIQSRTGYALLSASHSGHTLYLGLQKVSGDSPWMSVYGSSGRTLGNDMFNGNFSNADERSWQVRYDYNFAAMGVPGLLAMVRYGHGENATTAAGSNGKEWERDTEVNYTFQSGALKNLNIRLNNATNRRSFNSDFDQTRLIVSYPLTL encoded by the coding sequence ATGATGCACACAACTTGCACGCTGGCCCGTTCGGCCCTGGCGGTGTCGCTGGCGCTTGGCCTGGGTTTGCCGGCCTGGGCCGAGGAGGGCGGCTTCCTTGAAGATGCCAAGGCCGGGCTGACACTGCGCAACTACTACTTCAACCGCGACTTCCGCGACGCAGGGGCGGCCAAGAGCAAGGTCGAAGAATGGGCCCAGGGTTTCATTTTCAAGTTCAGCTCTGGCTACACATCGGGGCTGATCGGTGTTGGCCTGGACGGTATCGCCATGTTCGGCGTGAAGCTGGACAGCGGCCGTGGTACCAGCGGCTCCGAACTGCTGCCGGTGCACGATGACCGGCGTGCGGCCGGCGACTATGGTCGCGCCGGTCTGGCGGCCAAGCTGCGTATTTGCGCGACCGAACTGAAGGTCGGTGAGCTGTTGCCGGATATTCCGCTGCTGCGCTACGACGATGGCCGCCTGCTGCCACAGACGTTCCGCGGGGCAATGCTCGATTCGCGGGAGATCGAAGGCCTGAGCCTGCAGGCCGGCCAGTATCGCGAGGTGAGCCTGCGCAATTCTTCCGACATGCAGGACCTTTCCGCCTGGGCCGCGCCTGGGGTGACTTCGGATGGTTTCAACTATGTCGGCGCCGAGTACCGCTTCAACCAGCAGCGCACGCAGATCGGCGCCTGGCATTCGCAACTGGAGGACATTTACCAGCAAAGCTACTTCAACCTGCTGCACAGCCAGCGGCTGGGGGAGTGGACACTGGCGGCCAACCTTGGCTACTTCATCGACCGGGATGATGGACAGGCGCGCATTGGTGATATCCAGAGCCGCACTGGCTACGCTTTGCTGTCGGCCTCGCACAGTGGCCATACCCTGTACCTGGGGTTGCAGAAGGTCAGTGGCGACAGCCCGTGGATGTCGGTGTATGGCAGTAGCGGGCGGACCTTGGGCAACGACATGTTCAACGGCAACTTCAGCAACGCCGACGAGCGCTCGTGGCAAGTGCGCTACGACTACAATTTTGCCGCTATGGGTGTGCCTGGGTTGCTGGCCATGGTGCGCTACGGGCATGGTGAAAATGCCACCACGGCGGCCGGCAGCAATGGCAAGGAGTGGGAGCGCGATACCGAAGTGAACTACACCTTCCAGAGCGGGGCGTTGAAGAACCTCAACATCCGCCTGAACAATGCGACCAACCGGCGCAGCTTTAACAGTGATTTCGACCAGACGCGGCTGATTGTCAGCTATCCGCTGACGTTGTAA
- the glcC gene encoding transcriptional regulator GlcC — translation MGTEGKAKVADQVAERVERLIVEGVLKVGQALPSERRLVEKLGCSRSALREGLRILRGRGIIDTEQGRGSFVADLTGQVGSTPLMHLFSSQPRTLFDLLEVRALLEAESARLAALRATEVDRLLIRRRYEEMLAAHETAQALDAREHAHRDHAFHRAISEASHNPVLVHTLQSLSDLTLSTVFASVNNLYCRPAQKRQIDRQHARLYHAVMEQLPEQAQRAAREHINGIRDSLREIEQEEQRLVRATMRMDGWG, via the coding sequence ATGGGTACTGAAGGCAAGGCCAAGGTCGCCGATCAGGTCGCCGAACGGGTCGAACGGTTGATCGTCGAAGGCGTACTGAAGGTGGGCCAGGCGCTGCCGTCCGAGCGGCGGCTGGTGGAAAAACTAGGCTGTTCGCGCTCGGCTCTGCGGGAGGGCCTGCGCATCCTGCGTGGGCGCGGCATCATCGACACCGAGCAAGGGCGTGGCTCGTTCGTCGCCGACCTGACGGGGCAGGTGGGGAGCACGCCGTTGATGCACCTGTTCAGCTCGCAACCGCGCACGTTGTTCGACTTGCTGGAGGTGCGGGCGTTGCTGGAGGCGGAGTCGGCGCGGCTGGCGGCTTTGCGCGCCACCGAGGTCGACCGTTTGCTGATCCGTCGGCGCTACGAAGAAATGCTGGCTGCCCATGAAACCGCGCAGGCGCTCGATGCTCGCGAGCATGCCCACCGTGACCATGCCTTTCACCGGGCGATCAGCGAGGCGTCGCATAACCCGGTGCTGGTGCATACCCTGCAATCGCTCAGTGACCTGACCCTGAGTACTGTGTTCGCTTCGGTCAACAACCTGTACTGCCGGCCTGCGCAGAAACGCCAGATCGATCGCCAGCATGCACGGTTGTATCACGCAGTGATGGAGCAACTGCCGGAGCAGGCTCAGCGGGCCGCACGCGAGCACATCAACGGGATACGTGACAGTTTGCGAGAGATAGAGCAGGAAGAGCAGCGCTTGGTCAGGGCGACCATGCGCATGGATGGCTGGGGTTGA
- a CDS encoding MFS transporter has product MNTDLKQRLDNDPMGRFQCLAIGICIILNMIDGFDVLVMAFTAASVSAEWGLNGAQVGLLLSAGLFGMAAGSLFIAPWADRFGRRPLILLCLALSGIGMLLSALSQTPLQLALLRGLTGLGIGGILASSNVIASEYASKRWRGLAVSLQSTGYALGATLGGLLAVWLLGHWGWRSVFLFGGIVTVLVIPLVLLWLPESLDFLLARRPANALARVNRLAVRLGQPALAQLPALAARAQGTTRGFRQLLAPDMRRTTLVIWLLFFLVMFGFYFVMSWTPKLLVAAGLSAQQGITGGVLLSVGGILGAALIGGLASRWPLTGVLALFMLITAALLVLFVVNGASVTAALALGLLIGLFSNGCVAGLYALSPVVYDASVRATGVGWGIGIGRMGAILSPTVAGVLLDGGWQPLHLYGVFASVFVLAAGCLLLLRPMAKPAAALSTDALSH; this is encoded by the coding sequence ATGAATACCGACCTCAAGCAACGCCTGGACAACGACCCAATGGGCCGCTTCCAGTGCCTGGCCATTGGTATTTGCATCATCCTCAACATGATCGATGGCTTCGACGTGCTGGTCATGGCCTTCACCGCCGCCTCGGTGTCCGCCGAGTGGGGCCTGAACGGCGCACAGGTAGGGCTGCTGCTCAGCGCCGGCCTGTTCGGCATGGCAGCCGGGTCGTTGTTCATCGCCCCGTGGGCCGACCGGTTTGGTCGACGCCCACTGATCCTGTTGTGCCTGGCGCTTTCGGGCATTGGCATGCTGCTCTCGGCACTGAGCCAAACCCCGCTGCAATTGGCGCTGTTGCGAGGCCTGACCGGGCTGGGCATTGGCGGCATCCTGGCCAGTAGCAACGTGATCGCCAGCGAGTACGCCAGCAAGCGCTGGCGTGGCCTTGCGGTGAGCCTGCAGTCCACCGGCTATGCCCTGGGCGCGACCCTGGGCGGGTTGCTCGCGGTGTGGCTGTTGGGGCATTGGGGCTGGCGCTCGGTGTTCCTGTTCGGCGGCATCGTCACCGTGCTGGTGATCCCGCTGGTATTGCTGTGGCTGCCGGAGTCGTTGGACTTCCTGCTGGCTCGCCGGCCAGCCAATGCCCTGGCCCGGGTCAACCGCCTGGCAGTGCGCCTCGGTCAGCCGGCACTGGCGCAACTGCCGGCACTGGCGGCGAGGGCGCAGGGTACCACCCGTGGTTTCAGGCAACTGCTGGCGCCGGATATGCGCCGCACCACGTTGGTGATCTGGTTGCTGTTCTTCCTGGTCATGTTCGGCTTCTACTTCGTCATGAGTTGGACGCCGAAACTGCTGGTGGCCGCTGGCCTGTCGGCCCAGCAGGGCATCACCGGCGGTGTGCTGTTGAGTGTCGGCGGCATCCTCGGTGCGGCGCTGATCGGCGGGCTGGCATCGCGTTGGCCACTGACGGGGGTACTGGCGTTGTTCATGCTCATCACCGCCGCACTGCTGGTGTTGTTCGTGGTCAATGGGGCCTCGGTCACTGCTGCGCTGGCGCTGGGGTTGCTGATCGGGCTGTTTTCCAACGGCTGCGTGGCCGGCCTGTATGCCTTGTCGCCAGTGGTCTATGACGCCTCGGTACGCGCCACCGGCGTGGGCTGGGGCATCGGTATTGGCCGCATGGGCGCGATCCTGTCGCCGACCGTGGCTGGCGTATTGCTCGATGGCGGCTGGCAACCGCTGCACCTGTACGGGGTGTTCGCCAGCGTGTTCGTGCTGGCCGCAGGTTGCCTGTTGCTACTGCGGCCAATGGCCAAGCCAGCGGCCGCCCTCTCTACCGATGCACTGAGCCACTGA
- a CDS encoding DUF2388 domain-containing protein, translating into MRHLFLAPALLLLLPAGAALARVDAGDVATSAGVSASLYSTFKDDKRIIPARDELSAFVASGGAIRGAYVESALEQARKDHPGLQANDEELARAILSQDDPVADH; encoded by the coding sequence ATGCGCCACCTATTCCTCGCCCCTGCGCTGCTGCTCCTGCTGCCTGCCGGTGCTGCCCTGGCCCGCGTCGATGCGGGCGACGTCGCCACCTCGGCCGGTGTTTCCGCCTCGCTGTATTCGACCTTCAAGGATGACAAACGGATCATCCCGGCCCGTGACGAGCTTTCTGCGTTCGTCGCCAGCGGCGGTGCCATCCGCGGCGCCTATGTGGAGTCGGCTTTGGAACAGGCCCGCAAGGACCACCCAGGGCTGCAAGCCAATGATGAAGAGTTGGCCAGGGCAATCCTGTCTCAGGATGACCCTGTGGCTGACCATTGA
- the mrdA gene encoding penicillin-binding protein 2, whose amino-acid sequence MPQPIPLKDHEKEKHLVNRRLLACAALVFSLCAVLVGRLYVLQVLQHDQQTAVSENNRVHVLPIAPERGLIYDRNGVVLADNKPSFDLTMTRERAGGDSAKVLDTLTQVLGLTEDDRKQFDKDLRRGRKPFEPVTLMVGLSEEQIALVAVNQFRLPGLEVEPQFIREYPLAEHFAHSVGYVGRINEKEAKVLDSTEYRGTQSIGKTGIEHFYESQLHGHVGYEEVETNAQGRVMRVLNHKDPTPGQDIVLTLDAHLQVAAEKALGERRGSVVVLDPANGDVLAMVSNPSFDPNLFVKGISFKQYAALRDSIDRPLFNRVLRGLYAPGSTVKPEVAIAGLDSGVITPGSRVFDPGYYELPNYDHKYRNWNRSGDGWVDMYTAIMRSNDTYFYDLAHKLGIDRLHDYMAEFGLGQKVSLDMFEEASGLMPSAEWKRATRRQAWFPGETLILGIGQGYMQVTPLQLAQATSLLASKGVWHRPHLAMTVGGDVPVDPNPMPNIVLHDKHAWDQVSQGMQMVMHDPRGIARAAAAGAQYRIAGKSGTAQVVAIKQGERYNRDKTLERHRDNALFVGFAPADHPSVVVAVMIENGEAGGRVAGPVVREVMDAYLLDEQGHLKPEFAGGVSPRNAPHI is encoded by the coding sequence ATGCCGCAACCCATCCCTCTCAAGGACCACGAAAAGGAAAAACACCTGGTGAACCGCCGGCTTCTGGCCTGCGCCGCCCTGGTGTTCAGCCTGTGTGCCGTATTGGTGGGCCGGCTCTATGTGCTGCAGGTACTGCAGCACGACCAGCAGACCGCGGTGTCGGAAAACAACCGCGTGCACGTGCTACCCATCGCCCCCGAACGCGGGCTGATCTACGACCGCAATGGCGTGGTGCTGGCCGACAACAAGCCCAGTTTCGACCTGACCATGACCCGTGAGCGGGCCGGCGGCGATTCGGCCAAAGTACTCGACACCTTGACCCAGGTACTAGGCCTGACCGAAGACGACCGCAAGCAGTTCGACAAAGACCTGCGCCGTGGCCGCAAGCCGTTCGAGCCGGTGACCCTGATGGTGGGCCTGAGCGAAGAGCAGATCGCCCTGGTCGCGGTAAACCAGTTCCGCCTGCCGGGCCTGGAGGTCGAGCCGCAGTTCATCCGCGAGTACCCGCTGGCCGAGCATTTCGCCCATTCGGTCGGCTATGTGGGGCGCATCAACGAGAAAGAAGCCAAGGTCCTCGACAGCACCGAGTACCGCGGCACCCAGTCAATCGGCAAGACCGGCATCGAGCACTTCTACGAGAGCCAGCTGCATGGCCACGTGGGCTATGAAGAGGTCGAGACCAACGCCCAGGGCCGGGTGATGCGCGTGCTCAACCACAAGGACCCAACCCCTGGTCAGGACATTGTCCTGACCCTGGACGCGCACTTGCAGGTGGCCGCGGAAAAGGCCCTGGGCGAGCGCCGTGGCTCGGTGGTGGTGCTGGACCCGGCCAATGGCGACGTACTGGCGATGGTCAGCAACCCCAGCTTCGACCCCAACCTGTTCGTCAAGGGCATTAGTTTCAAGCAGTACGCCGCCCTGCGCGATTCGATCGACCGCCCGTTGTTCAACCGCGTGCTGCGTGGCCTGTATGCGCCCGGCTCGACGGTTAAACCTGAAGTTGCCATCGCCGGCCTCGACAGCGGCGTGATCACCCCTGGCAGCCGGGTGTTCGACCCTGGCTACTATGAGTTGCCCAACTACGACCACAAGTACCGCAACTGGAACCGCAGCGGCGACGGCTGGGTAGACATGTACACCGCCATCATGCGCTCCAACGACACCTACTTCTACGACCTGGCTCATAAACTGGGCATCGACCGCCTGCACGATTACATGGCCGAGTTCGGCCTGGGCCAGAAGGTGTCGCTGGACATGTTCGAGGAGGCCTCGGGGCTGATGCCTTCGGCCGAGTGGAAGCGCGCCACGCGGCGCCAGGCCTGGTTCCCGGGTGAGACACTGATCCTCGGCATTGGCCAAGGCTACATGCAGGTCACCCCGCTACAGCTGGCCCAAGCCACCAGCCTGCTGGCAAGCAAAGGCGTGTGGCATCGCCCGCACCTGGCCATGACCGTGGGCGGCGATGTGCCGGTGGACCCCAACCCAATGCCCAATATCGTGCTGCATGACAAGCACGCCTGGGACCAGGTCAGCCAAGGCATGCAGATGGTCATGCACGACCCGCGCGGCATCGCCCGCGCCGCAGCCGCCGGTGCGCAGTACCGGATTGCAGGCAAGAGCGGTACCGCGCAGGTGGTGGCAATCAAACAGGGTGAGCGCTACAACCGCGACAAGACGCTGGAAAGGCACCGTGACAACGCCCTGTTCGTTGGCTTTGCCCCGGCTGACCACCCGAGCGTGGTGGTGGCCGTGATGATCGAGAACGGCGAGGCTGGGGGCCGAGTGGCCGGGCCGGTGGTGCGGGAGGTGATGGATGCTTACCTGCTGGATGAACAGGGGCATTTGAAACCGGAATTTGCGGGTGGGGTATCCCCTCGCAACGCCCCCCACATCTAG
- the sfnR gene encoding sigma54-dependent transcriptional activator SfnR — protein sequence MQLLTLPPSPTLATSIRATAQVFEDPRSQALLAHLQQVAPSEASVLIIGETGTGKELVARHIHNLSGRRNGPFVAVNCGAFSESLVEAELFGHEKGAFTGALAAKAGWFEEANGGTLFLDEIGDLPLPIQVKLLRVLQEREVVRLGSRKSIPINVRVLAATNVQLEKAINAGHFREDLYYRLNVVTLQLHPLRDRPGDILPLARHFIRSYSDRLGYGPVELSPKAQAKLVEYSWPGNIRELENVIHHSLLTCGDGTVQAQDLRLSNLRIERQEEEPAGNGVDDLLQRAFSRLYEEQSGDLYEKVENALLRSAYRFCHYNQVHTAQLLGLSRNITRTRLIAIGELVVNKRRGQEQQVLDNRVVRLSI from the coding sequence ATGCAACTGCTGACCCTCCCCCCGTCACCGACACTGGCTACCTCGATCCGGGCGACCGCACAGGTCTTCGAAGACCCAAGATCACAGGCGCTGCTCGCCCACCTGCAACAGGTCGCCCCCAGCGAGGCCAGCGTCCTGATCATCGGCGAAACCGGCACGGGCAAGGAGCTGGTCGCACGCCACATCCACAACCTCAGCGGTCGGCGCAACGGCCCGTTCGTTGCGGTCAACTGCGGCGCATTTTCCGAGTCGCTGGTGGAAGCCGAACTGTTCGGCCATGAAAAGGGCGCCTTCACCGGCGCCCTCGCGGCCAAGGCCGGCTGGTTCGAAGAGGCCAACGGCGGCACCTTGTTCCTCGACGAAATTGGCGACTTGCCGCTGCCGATCCAGGTCAAGCTGCTGCGTGTACTGCAAGAACGCGAAGTGGTGCGGCTGGGCTCGCGCAAGAGCATCCCGATCAACGTGCGGGTCCTGGCGGCGACCAACGTACAGCTGGAAAAGGCCATCAACGCCGGACATTTCCGTGAAGACCTGTACTACCGGCTGAACGTGGTGACGTTGCAGTTGCACCCGTTGCGCGACCGTCCGGGCGACATCCTGCCACTGGCCCGGCATTTCATCCGCAGTTACAGCGACCGGTTGGGCTACGGGCCGGTGGAACTGAGCCCCAAGGCCCAGGCCAAGCTGGTCGAGTACAGTTGGCCGGGCAACATCCGTGAGCTGGAAAACGTGATTCACCACAGCTTGTTGACCTGTGGCGATGGCACGGTGCAAGCGCAGGACCTGCGTTTGTCCAACTTGCGTATCGAACGGCAAGAGGAGGAGCCGGCAGGCAATGGCGTGGATGACTTGCTACAGCGCGCGTTCAGCCGGCTGTACGAGGAGCAGTCGGGTGATCTTTACGAGAAGGTGGAAAATGCCCTGCTGCGCTCGGCGTACCGGTTCTGCCATTACAACCAGGTGCATACCGCGCAGTTGCTGGGGTTGTCGCGCAACATCACGCGCACCCGGCTGATTGCGATTGGTGAGCTTGTAGTGAACAAGCGGCGGGGACAGGAGCAACAGGTGCTGGACAACCGGGTGGTGCGGTTGTCGATTTGA
- the msuE gene encoding FMN reductase, translating to MSTPLNVVALSGGTSRPSRTLALTEAILAELAEHLHIKPHLIELGEIARPLGSALWRSELPDTVEQQLRLVERADLLVVTTPVYRGSFTGHFKHLFDLIGQDALVDTPVLLAATGGSERHALVLDHQLRPLFSFLQALTLPIGVFASQAEMADYRVSSDALAARIRLAAERAVPLFGAHHALRKSA from the coding sequence ATGAGCACCCCACTGAACGTCGTAGCCCTGTCCGGCGGCACTTCCCGCCCTTCGCGCACCCTGGCCCTGACCGAAGCGATCCTCGCCGAACTGGCCGAACACCTGCACATCAAGCCGCACCTGATCGAACTGGGCGAGATCGCCCGGCCACTGGGCAGCGCCCTGTGGCGCAGCGAACTGCCCGACACTGTCGAGCAGCAACTGCGCCTGGTGGAACGGGCCGACCTGCTGGTGGTGACCACGCCGGTGTACCGCGGCAGCTTCACCGGCCACTTCAAGCACCTGTTCGACCTGATCGGCCAGGACGCCTTGGTCGACACCCCGGTGTTGCTCGCCGCCACCGGTGGCAGCGAACGCCACGCGCTGGTGCTCGACCACCAGCTGCGCCCGCTGTTCAGCTTCCTGCAGGCCCTGACCCTGCCCATCGGCGTATTCGCCAGCCAGGCGGAAATGGCCGACTACCGCGTCTCCAGCGACGCCCTTGCCGCCCGTATCCGCCTGGCCGCCGAGCGTGCCGTGCCACTGTTCGGCGCCCACCACGCCCTGCGTAAAAGCGCCTGA
- a CDS encoding 2Fe-2S iron-sulfur cluster-binding protein, whose translation MIDAVVVSRNDEAQGICSFELAAADGSLLPAFSAGAHIDVHLPDGLVRQYSLCNHPEERHRYLIGVLNDPASRGGSRSLHEQVQAGARLRISAPRNLFPLAEGAQRSLLFAGGIGITPILCMAEQLSHSGHDFELHYCARSSERAAFVERIRNAPFADRLFVHFDEQPETALDIARVLGNPQEDAHLYVCGPGGFMQHVLDSAKGLGWQEANLHREYFAAAPVDASNDGSFSVQVGSTGQVFEVPADQTVVQVLEQHGIEIAMSCEQGICGTCLTRVLQGTPDHRDMFLTEEEQALNDQFTPCCSRSKTPLLVLDI comes from the coding sequence ATGATCGATGCCGTAGTGGTGTCCCGTAACGACGAAGCGCAAGGTATTTGCAGCTTCGAGCTGGCGGCAGCGGATGGCAGCTTGCTGCCGGCGTTCAGCGCTGGCGCGCATATCGACGTGCATTTGCCCGATGGGTTGGTGCGCCAGTATTCGCTGTGCAACCACCCCGAGGAGCGCCACCGTTACCTGATTGGCGTGCTCAACGACCCGGCTTCGCGGGGAGGCTCACGCAGCCTGCACGAGCAAGTGCAGGCCGGCGCACGGCTGCGCATCAGCGCGCCGCGCAACCTGTTCCCGCTGGCCGAGGGGGCGCAGCGCAGCCTGCTGTTTGCCGGTGGCATCGGCATTACCCCGATTCTGTGCATGGCCGAGCAGCTGTCCCACAGCGGCCATGACTTCGAGCTGCACTACTGCGCCCGCTCCAGCGAGCGTGCGGCCTTTGTCGAACGCATTCGCAACGCGCCGTTCGCCGACCGCCTGTTCGTACACTTTGACGAGCAACCGGAAACCGCACTGGATATCGCCCGGGTGCTGGGCAACCCGCAAGAGGATGCGCACCTGTATGTCTGCGGGCCCGGCGGGTTCATGCAGCATGTGCTGGACAGCGCCAAGGGACTGGGCTGGCAGGAGGCCAACCTGCACCGCGAGTATTTTGCCGCAGCGCCGGTGGATGCCAGCAACGACGGTAGCTTCTCGGTGCAGGTGGGCAGCACGGGGCAGGTGTTCGAGGTGCCGGCCGACCAGACCGTGGTGCAGGTGCTGGAACAGCACGGTATCGAGATTGCCATGTCGTGCGAACAGGGTATCTGCGGCACCTGCCTGACGCGCGTGCTGCAGGGTACGCCGGACCACCGCGACATGTTCCTTACCGAAGAGGAGCAGGCGCTGAACGATCAGTTCACGCCCTGCTGCTCGCGCTCGAAAACGCCGCTGCTGGTGCTGGATATCTGA
- a CDS encoding acyl-CoA dehydrogenase family protein, with protein sequence MNAPVTTPLRPALAIARELAGQFAQTAVERDERGGTPKAERNALRDSGLLSLAIPQAFGGQGASWHDTFAVVREFARVDSSIAHVFGFHHLMLATVRLFSRPDQWQPWFEQTARKQWFWGNALNPLDTRTVVKHFDGWCEFSGKKSFCSGASDSEMLIASAVDERAGGKLLIAAIPSGRTGISLHSDWNNIGQRQTDSGSATFERVRVEHNELLLDPGPLSTPFAALRPLIAQLHFANLFLGIAEGAFDEARQYTLKESRPWFRSSAASSAEDPYVLRHYGEFWVGLESVRLLIERAARQLDAAWVKEHALTADERGDLALAISTAKVAASRHGLDICNRLFEVTGARATHASLRFDRHWRNLRTQTLHDPVDYRIHELGEWALNDKRPAPSFYS encoded by the coding sequence ATGAATGCACCTGTGACTACACCACTGCGCCCGGCCTTGGCGATTGCCCGCGAACTGGCCGGGCAGTTTGCCCAGACCGCTGTGGAACGCGACGAACGCGGTGGCACACCCAAAGCCGAGCGCAACGCTTTGCGTGACAGCGGCTTGCTGTCACTGGCGATCCCACAGGCGTTCGGCGGCCAGGGTGCCAGCTGGCACGACACCTTCGCGGTGGTGCGCGAGTTCGCGCGGGTCGACAGCTCCATCGCCCATGTTTTCGGTTTTCACCACCTGATGCTGGCCACCGTGCGCCTGTTCTCGCGCCCGGACCAATGGCAACCGTGGTTCGAACAGACTGCTCGCAAACAGTGGTTCTGGGGCAATGCCCTGAACCCGCTGGACACCCGCACCGTGGTCAAGCATTTCGACGGCTGGTGCGAGTTTTCGGGCAAGAAGAGTTTCTGCTCCGGCGCCAGCGACTCGGAAATGCTGATTGCCTCGGCAGTGGACGAACGTGCCGGCGGCAAGTTGCTGATTGCCGCCATCCCCAGCGGCCGCACCGGCATCAGTCTGCACAGCGACTGGAACAACATCGGCCAGCGCCAGACCGACAGTGGCAGCGCCACCTTCGAGCGGGTACGGGTCGAGCACAACGAACTGCTGCTTGATCCAGGCCCCTTGAGCACCCCGTTCGCCGCCTTGCGTCCACTGATCGCCCAGCTGCATTTCGCCAACCTGTTCCTCGGCATTGCCGAAGGCGCCTTCGATGAAGCCCGTCAGTACACCCTCAAGGAAAGCCGCCCGTGGTTCCGCTCCAGCGCCGCCAGCAGCGCCGAAGACCCTTACGTACTGCGCCATTACGGCGAGTTCTGGGTTGGCCTGGAAAGCGTGCGCCTGCTGATCGAGCGGGCCGCGCGCCAGCTGGACGCCGCCTGGGTCAAGGAACATGCACTTACCGCTGATGAGCGCGGCGACCTGGCCCTGGCCATCAGCACTGCCAAGGTCGCCGCCAGCCGCCACGGCCTGGACATCTGCAACCGCCTGTTCGAGGTTACCGGTGCCCGCGCCACGCATGCCTCGCTGCGCTTCGACCGGCACTGGCGCAACCTGCGCACGCAAACCCTGCACGACCCGGTGGACTATCGCATCCACGAACTTGGCGAGTGGGCCCTCAACGACAAACGCCCTGCCCCATCCTTCTACTCCTGA